In Solea senegalensis isolate Sse05_10M linkage group LG18, IFAPA_SoseM_1, whole genome shotgun sequence, a single window of DNA contains:
- the eef2k gene encoding eukaryotic elongation factor 2 kinase isoform X6 → MDDDMMFSMEEVGNSAKRPSVQRHTPSQWSSSLSDTNGSDDEDDDDHIICPILDDSAKEICHYLRKQVYTRQLSNSLPKSLSNSLPKSHFQYRDAWKHAIAKAKAMPDPWAQFHLEEILTEPCVRYRYNAITGEWAQDQVHIKMASQPFGKGAMRECFRTKKLSNFSHSSNWKSASNYVAKRYMESVSRDVYFEDVRLQMEAKLWGEEYNRHRPPKQVDIMQMCVVEMTDRPGKPLFHLEHYIEGKYIKYNSNSGFVRDDNIRLTPQAFSHFSFERSGHQLIVVDIQGVGDLYTDPQIHTEKGTDFGDGNLGVRGMALFFHSHLCNKICKSMGLMPFDISPAETSLLDCTNKLLRSAETVLRGCEEPCGSPRVRTLSTSRVPPLLTRLSETSSVDESMSDVDSIPCSPLFLASPFTAPGSVGRSQIGAGLSFTGMNEHERLNGNNFGEHRESESGGDSGYPSEKRSEGDPNDHVDGLTEEKWSFYHSSRAHVHRPSCVATEVERINSTLQKKIGQSILGKVHLAMVRYHEGGRFCEKDEQWDQDSAMFHLERAAQCGELEAIITLGLCCLQLPHHILSDIDLEDNSGNRMKGFKYLLQAAEAGDRSSMIIVARAFDTGVNLPPDRKQNWEEAIHWYDSALTMTDYDEGGEFDGTQDEPSYLLLARQADMYQEGGFQLKADPQRAGDLFTEAAEAAMAAMKGRLANQYYMKAEEAWAQMEEE, encoded by the exons ATGGACGACGACATGATGTTCAGCATGGAGGAGGTGGGCAACAGTGCCAAGAGACCCTCTGTCCAACGCCATACCCCAAGCCAGTGGTCGTCCTCCCTGAGCGATACCAACGGCAGTGACGACGAGGACGATGATGACCACATCATCTGCCCCATACTGGACGACTCAGCCAAAGAAATCTGTCACTACTTGAGGAAACAGGTGTACACACGGCAGCTGTCAAACTCTCTTCCCAAGAGTCTGTCAAACTCTCTTCCTAAGAGCCATTTCCAATATCGG GACGCGTGGAAACATGCAATTGCAAAGGCTAAAGCCATGCCTGACCCCTGGGCACAGTTTCACCTGGAGGAAATCCTGACTGAGCCCTGCGTTCGTTACAG GTACAATGCCATCACAGGCGAGTGGGCTCAAGACCAGGTCCACATCAAGATGGCTTCTCAG CCGTTTGGGAAAGGAGCGATGAGGGAGTGCTTCAGAAC GAAGAAATTGTCTAATTTCTCGCACAGCAGCAACTGGAAATCAGCATCCAACTATGTTGCAAAGCGATACATGGAGTCAGTGAGCAGAGATGTTTACTTTGAAGACGTTAGGCTGCAGATGGAGGCCAAACTCTGGGGAGAGGAATACAACCGACATCGGCCACCGAAACAG GTGGACATCATGCAGATGTGCGTGGTGGAGATGACAGACAGACCTGGTAAACCTCTCTTCCACCTGGAACATTACATTGAGGGCAAGTACATCAAATACAATTCCAACTCTGGCTTTGTTAGGGACGACAACATCAGACTTACCCCGCAG GCTTTCAGTCATTTCTCCTTTGAGCGGTCAGGACACCAGCTAATTGTGGTGGACATCCAGGGTGTGGGAGATCTCTACACTGACCCTCAGATTCACACAGAGAAGGGGACTGACTTTGGTGATGGAAATCTAG GTGTGCGAGGCATGGCACTGTTCTTCCACTCACACCTGTGTAACAAGATCTGTAAGAGTATGGGCCTGATGCCCTTTGACATCTCACCTGCAGAGACATCACTGCTGGACTGCACCAACAAACTGCTT AGGTCAGCCGAGACAGTGCTGAGGGGTTGTGAGGAGCCTTGTGGTTCGCCCCGCGTCCGTACCTTGTCGACGAGCAGAGTGCCTCCGCTGCTAACCCGCCTCTCTGAGACTTCGTCCGTGGACGAGAGCATGAGCGACGTGGACTCCATCCCATGCTCGCCGCTATTCCTCGCGTCCCCGTTCACTGCACCTGGATCTGTGGGCAGGTCCCAAATTGGTGCAG GTTTGTCTTTTACTGGGATGAATGAGCATGAAAGACTCAACGGCAACAACTTTGGTGAACACAGG GAATCTGAAAGCGGCGGTGACAGTGGATACCCCAGTGAGAAGAGGAGTGAAGGCGATCCAAATGACCACGTAGATGGG CTGACAGAAGAGAAGTGGAGCTTCTACCACTCGTCTCGCGCTCACGTCCACCGACCATCGTGTGTGGCCACAGAGGTTGAGCGAATCAATTCTACGCTGCAGAAGAAGATTGGCCAGTCGATTCTTGGGAAG GTCCACCTGGCCATGGTGCGCTACCACGAGGGGGGTCGTTTCTGTGAGAAGGATGAACAGTGGGACCAGGACTCAGCCATGTTTCACCTGGAGAGAGCTGCCCAGTGTGGAGAACTGGAGGCTATTATTACCTTAGGACTGTGCTGCCTGCAGCTGCCTCATCACATACTGTCAGACATAGACCTGGAG GATAATTCGGGGAACAGAATGAAAGGATTCAAGTATCTCCTGCAGGCCGCTGAAGCTGGGGACAGATCTTCTATGATTATTGTGGCCAGAGCCTTTGATACAGGGGTGAATCTGCCTCCTGACAG AAAGCAGAATTGGGAGGAAGCGATTCACTGGTATGATAGTGCATTGACAATGACGGACTACGATGAGGGCGGAGAGTTTGATGGGACACAGGATGAGCCCAGTTACCTGCTGCTGGCCAGACAGGCAGATATGTACCAAGAGGGAGGCTTCCAGCTCAAAGCAGATCCACAGAGAGCAG GTGATTTGTTtactgaagcagcagaagctgCCATGGCAGCCATGAAGGGCAGGTTGGCTAACCAGTACTACATGAAAGCTGAGGAGGCCTGGGCGCAGATGGAGGAGGAGTGA
- the eef2k gene encoding eukaryotic elongation factor 2 kinase isoform X2: protein MDDDMMFSMEEVGNSAKRPSVQRHTPSQWSSSLSDTNGSDDEDDDDHIICPILDDSAKEICHYLRKQVYTRQLSNSLPKSLSNSLPKSHFQYRNETETVAEPRSYKVLSESARDAWKHAIAKAKAMPDPWAQFHLEEILTEPCVRYRYNAITGEWAQDQVHIKMASQPFGKGAMRECFRTKKLSNFSHSSNWKSASNYVAKRYMESVSRDVYFEDVRLQMEAKLWGEEYNRHRPPKQVDIMQMCVVEMTDRPGKPLFHLEHYIEGKYIKYNSNSGFVRDDNIRLTPQAFSHFSFERSGHQLIVVDIQGVGDLYTDPQIHTEKGTDFGDGNLGVRGMALFFHSHLCNKICKSMGLMPFDISPAETSLLDCTNKLLRSAETVLRGCEEPCGSPRVRTLSTSRVPPLLTRLSETSSVDESMSDVDSIPCSPLFLASPFTAPGSVGRSQIGAGLSFTGMNEHERLNGNNFGEHRESESGGDSGYPSEKRSEGDPNDHVDGGRVVAPPRVSANLYSNTPDNELLTEEKWSFYHSSRAHVHRPSCVATEVERINSTLQKKIGQSILGKVHLAMVRYHEGGRFCEKDEQWDQDSAMFHLERAAQCGELEAIITLGLCCLQLPHHILSDIDLEDNSGNRMKGFKYLLQAAEAGDRSSMIIVARAFDTGVNLPPDRKQNWEEAIHWYDSALTMTDYDEGGEFDGTQDEPSYLLLARQADMYQEGGFQLKADPQRAGDLFTEAAEAAMAAMKGRLANQYYMKAEEAWAQMEEE, encoded by the exons ATGGACGACGACATGATGTTCAGCATGGAGGAGGTGGGCAACAGTGCCAAGAGACCCTCTGTCCAACGCCATACCCCAAGCCAGTGGTCGTCCTCCCTGAGCGATACCAACGGCAGTGACGACGAGGACGATGATGACCACATCATCTGCCCCATACTGGACGACTCAGCCAAAGAAATCTGTCACTACTTGAGGAAACAGGTGTACACACGGCAGCTGTCAAACTCTCTTCCCAAGAGTCTGTCAAACTCTCTTCCTAAGAGCCATTTCCAATATCGG AATGAAACCGAGACAGTGGCAGAGCCTCGGTCGTACAAGGTTTTGTCTGAAAGTGCACGG GACGCGTGGAAACATGCAATTGCAAAGGCTAAAGCCATGCCTGACCCCTGGGCACAGTTTCACCTGGAGGAAATCCTGACTGAGCCCTGCGTTCGTTACAG GTACAATGCCATCACAGGCGAGTGGGCTCAAGACCAGGTCCACATCAAGATGGCTTCTCAG CCGTTTGGGAAAGGAGCGATGAGGGAGTGCTTCAGAAC GAAGAAATTGTCTAATTTCTCGCACAGCAGCAACTGGAAATCAGCATCCAACTATGTTGCAAAGCGATACATGGAGTCAGTGAGCAGAGATGTTTACTTTGAAGACGTTAGGCTGCAGATGGAGGCCAAACTCTGGGGAGAGGAATACAACCGACATCGGCCACCGAAACAG GTGGACATCATGCAGATGTGCGTGGTGGAGATGACAGACAGACCTGGTAAACCTCTCTTCCACCTGGAACATTACATTGAGGGCAAGTACATCAAATACAATTCCAACTCTGGCTTTGTTAGGGACGACAACATCAGACTTACCCCGCAG GCTTTCAGTCATTTCTCCTTTGAGCGGTCAGGACACCAGCTAATTGTGGTGGACATCCAGGGTGTGGGAGATCTCTACACTGACCCTCAGATTCACACAGAGAAGGGGACTGACTTTGGTGATGGAAATCTAG GTGTGCGAGGCATGGCACTGTTCTTCCACTCACACCTGTGTAACAAGATCTGTAAGAGTATGGGCCTGATGCCCTTTGACATCTCACCTGCAGAGACATCACTGCTGGACTGCACCAACAAACTGCTT AGGTCAGCCGAGACAGTGCTGAGGGGTTGTGAGGAGCCTTGTGGTTCGCCCCGCGTCCGTACCTTGTCGACGAGCAGAGTGCCTCCGCTGCTAACCCGCCTCTCTGAGACTTCGTCCGTGGACGAGAGCATGAGCGACGTGGACTCCATCCCATGCTCGCCGCTATTCCTCGCGTCCCCGTTCACTGCACCTGGATCTGTGGGCAGGTCCCAAATTGGTGCAG GTTTGTCTTTTACTGGGATGAATGAGCATGAAAGACTCAACGGCAACAACTTTGGTGAACACAGG GAATCTGAAAGCGGCGGTGACAGTGGATACCCCAGTGAGAAGAGGAGTGAAGGCGATCCAAATGACCACGTAGATGGG GGGAGGGTGGTTGCTCCTCCAAGAGTCTCTGCAAACCTATATTCAAACACTCCTGACAATGAATTG CTGACAGAAGAGAAGTGGAGCTTCTACCACTCGTCTCGCGCTCACGTCCACCGACCATCGTGTGTGGCCACAGAGGTTGAGCGAATCAATTCTACGCTGCAGAAGAAGATTGGCCAGTCGATTCTTGGGAAG GTCCACCTGGCCATGGTGCGCTACCACGAGGGGGGTCGTTTCTGTGAGAAGGATGAACAGTGGGACCAGGACTCAGCCATGTTTCACCTGGAGAGAGCTGCCCAGTGTGGAGAACTGGAGGCTATTATTACCTTAGGACTGTGCTGCCTGCAGCTGCCTCATCACATACTGTCAGACATAGACCTGGAG GATAATTCGGGGAACAGAATGAAAGGATTCAAGTATCTCCTGCAGGCCGCTGAAGCTGGGGACAGATCTTCTATGATTATTGTGGCCAGAGCCTTTGATACAGGGGTGAATCTGCCTCCTGACAG AAAGCAGAATTGGGAGGAAGCGATTCACTGGTATGATAGTGCATTGACAATGACGGACTACGATGAGGGCGGAGAGTTTGATGGGACACAGGATGAGCCCAGTTACCTGCTGCTGGCCAGACAGGCAGATATGTACCAAGAGGGAGGCTTCCAGCTCAAAGCAGATCCACAGAGAGCAG GTGATTTGTTtactgaagcagcagaagctgCCATGGCAGCCATGAAGGGCAGGTTGGCTAACCAGTACTACATGAAAGCTGAGGAGGCCTGGGCGCAGATGGAGGAGGAGTGA